The sequence below is a genomic window from Chlamydiales bacterium.
GTTATGTGTCAGGCCTAGTACGCTAAAGGGAACTCTTCTGATTCCTCCTTCTAAATCGCAGACGATCCGTGCGATTTTTTTTGGAATGATGGGGAAGGGGAGAACGCTGATTAGAAATCCTCTGCTCTCTACGGATACTGAAGCAGCAGTGTCTGCAGCGCGTCTTGTAGGAGCGAGGGTCGATCTGAGAGAGGGGTGTTTGGAGATCGAAGGAGTTGCAGGCACACCTCTTCCGGCAAGAGATGTCATCGATGCAAAAAACTCGGGACTGGTGCTTCGTTTCATGAGTGCACTTGCTGGCCTTATTCCCACATACACGGTGATCACTGGTGACGAGTCGATACGCACGCGCAGGCCTATCATGCCCTTAATTGAAGGGCTGCGCCGGCTAGGGGCTTTTGCAGAGACGACCCGCCTCGATGGCTTTGCCCCGGTCGTGATTCGCGGGCTTATGCAGCCCGGCAGCATTTCAGTCCAAGGTGAGGACTCCCAACCCGTATCGGCTCTTCTGACCGCAGCCTCATTTTTAAAAGGGCAAACTGAGATCCACGTGCAGAATCCAGGAGAGCACCCCTGGATCGATTTAACACTCAGCTGGCTCGATAGGTTAAATATCGGTTATACGCGGAAGGGCTACACACACTTTTCACTCTCAGGAAGTGCGGCCTACGATGGCTTTGAGTATCTCGTGCCCGCCGATTTTAGCTCCGCCGCGTTTCCCATTGGTGCTGCGCTAATCACCGGTTCAGAGCTTGTGATTGAGAACCTGGACTTTTCAGACGCTCAGGGAGATAAAAAGTTGATCTACGCTCTGCAGAAGATGGGCGCGAATATCGAGATTGAAGAGAGGAGGCTCATTGTAAAGAAGAGCAGACTTACGGGATCTACCCTTGATGTTGGCGAGTTCATCGATGGGATTGCGATACTCGCTGTGATCGCCTGCTTTGCCGAAGGGGTCACTGAAATTCATGGCGCAGCAAATGCGCGGAGAAAGGAGAGCGATAGGCTCTCTGCGATCACCTGCGAGCTAAAGAAGATGGGAGCGAAGATTGAAGAGAGAGAAGAGTCTCTGATCGTCACTCCAGCTCCTCTCAGAGGATCTTCGCTCTTTTCGCATCACGACCATAGAATCGCCCTCTCTCTTGCCGTTGCAGCACTAGGAGCCGCTAGCGAATCTGCAATCGATGGGTTCGATTGCACAACCAAGACCTACCCAACTTTCTGCCAGGATATGCGCGCAATTGGAGCAAAATTGTGAACTTGATTCTATGCGGATTTAAAAAGAGTGGAAAGAGCTACTACGGGAAGCTTCTCGCAGAGAGGCTTCAGCTTCCCTTCATCGATACGGATCGGCTGATTGAGAAGCGGATGGACGGGATCAGCTGCGCTCGGATTGTAGAGATCTATGGCGAAGAGAAGTTCAGATCGATCGAGAGCGAGGTGATTGCCTCACTCTCAAATGTAAGGAGTTCGGTCATTGCTCTAGGTGGAGGATCTCTTCTGAGCTCCAGAAATGCAGAGATCGTTTCGCGTTTTGGCAAGATTATCTATCTCTCACTTGGAAGAGAGCGGCTAGCAAAGCGCTTTCAAAACGCGCCACTGCCCACTTTTTTGGATCCAGAGGACTTTGAGGCCTCTTTTCAACGTGCTCATGAAAAGAGAAGAGGGGAGTATGAGCGGATTGCTCATGTAACAATCTCGCTCGATGATTTAAGTGATGAAGAGATTTTAAAACAGCTCGAGGAGAGATGGGAAGCAACACTACTGGTCTGATTTTTAAAATTACCACATGGGGCGAGTCGCATGGAAAGGCGATCGGTGTAGTTATCG
It includes:
- the aroA gene encoding 3-phosphoshikimate 1-carboxyvinyltransferase; the protein is MHRLCVRPSTLKGTLLIPPSKSQTIRAIFFGMMGKGRTLIRNPLLSTDTEAAVSAARLVGARVDLREGCLEIEGVAGTPLPARDVIDAKNSGLVLRFMSALAGLIPTYTVITGDESIRTRRPIMPLIEGLRRLGAFAETTRLDGFAPVVIRGLMQPGSISVQGEDSQPVSALLTAASFLKGQTEIHVQNPGEHPWIDLTLSWLDRLNIGYTRKGYTHFSLSGSAAYDGFEYLVPADFSSAAFPIGAALITGSELVIENLDFSDAQGDKKLIYALQKMGANIEIEERRLIVKKSRLTGSTLDVGEFIDGIAILAVIACFAEGVTEIHGAANARRKESDRLSAITCELKKMGAKIEEREESLIVTPAPLRGSSLFSHHDHRIALSLAVAALGAASESAIDGFDCTTKTYPTFCQDMRAIGAKL